The proteins below are encoded in one region of Candidatus Bathyarchaeota archaeon:
- a CDS encoding FAD-dependent oxidoreductase, protein MSTIKSEAERCLKCKVPGCSKGCPVLTPIPQVMNLFLEGKLKEAGELLFNNNPLSAITSIVCPHDKNCKGHCILSKKGQPIEFYKIEQYISRFYLETFQPPTIEKNGKKVAVVGAGAAGITMSIILALKGYSITLFEAMDNIGGTLRYGIPEFRLPKSILDVYKRLLDSLGVKFRPNTRIGTNISTEDMFIDGYDAIFICTGTTRPNRFGLLGETLGHVHFAIDYLRSPDAYKLGKNVVILGAGNVAMDAARTAIRKQHSEVTILNNRSAEEIRADKAEVEMAIIDGVNLLHSRQVVRIMDDSVKCVKVDKVIGEDGSECLKEDFQCCSDLPADSVIIAIGQGPGAEVVTVGNAKVTQRGLIQADEFGKTSQEGVFAAGDVVTGPRTVIEAVAFAKRASEKIEEYCNNT, encoded by the coding sequence ATGTCAACCATAAAATCAGAAGCTGAACGATGCTTAAAATGTAAAGTGCCAGGGTGTTCCAAGGGCTGTCCTGTGTTAACGCCTATTCCTCAGGTCATGAATTTGTTTTTAGAGGGTAAATTAAAGGAAGCAGGTGAACTGCTCTTCAACAATAACCCCCTATCCGCTATAACCTCCATTGTTTGTCCACATGACAAAAACTGCAAAGGTCACTGTATCCTAAGTAAAAAGGGTCAGCCTATTGAATTCTATAAAATAGAGCAGTACATTTCTCGGTTTTATTTGGAAACCTTCCAGCCGCCAACTATCGAAAAAAATGGTAAAAAAGTTGCTGTGGTGGGTGCGGGTGCAGCTGGCATAACAATGAGCATTATTTTGGCTCTAAAAGGCTACTCTATCACCTTGTTTGAGGCAATGGACAATATTGGCGGTACCTTGCGTTATGGTATTCCAGAGTTTAGGTTGCCTAAAAGCATCTTGGATGTGTATAAGAGACTTCTTGATTCTTTAGGTGTTAAATTCCGCCCTAACACTCGAATTGGAACAAACATCAGCACTGAAGACATGTTTATAGACGGTTATGATGCTATTTTTATTTGCACAGGAACAACACGTCCTAACCGTTTTGGTCTTTTAGGTGAAACCTTGGGACATGTACATTTTGCCATTGACTATTTGCGGTCTCCTGACGCCTACAAACTGGGCAAGAACGTTGTTATTCTTGGTGCAGGAAACGTTGCCATGGACGCGGCAAGAACAGCAATCAGAAAACAACACTCCGAAGTTACTATCCTAAATAATAGAAGTGCGGAAGAAATTAGGGCAGATAAAGCAGAAGTGGAAATGGCAATAATTGATGGCGTAAACTTACTGCATAGCCGCCAAGTTGTCCGTATTATGGATGATTCTGTAAAATGTGTCAAAGTCGATAAAGTCATTGGTGAAGATGGCTCTGAGTGTTTAAAGGAGGATTTTCAGTGTTGTTCTGATTTGCCTGCTGACTCAGTTATCATCGCTATTGGTCAAGGTCCTGGCGCAGAGGTAGTGACCGTTGGCAACGCTAAAGTTACTCAGAGGGGTCTTATTCAGGCTGATGAATTTGGTAAAACCTCTCAAGAGGGTGTATTTGCCGCAGGAGATGTTGTTACTGGTCCCAGAACGGTCATTGAAGCTGTGGCTTTTGCGAAAAGAGCATCAGAAAAGATTGAAGAATACTGCAACAATACCTAA
- a CDS encoding STAS domain-containing protein, whose translation MEIRTEGDVAIAVMVPRFDAYTANDVETALRDQIAKGTKNMVCDFSQTDYVASAGLRVLLSTAKSLQKLGGQLLITSMKPYVYEVFEISGFTQILKVFTSQEEALQSLQKS comes from the coding sequence ATGGAAATTCGGACAGAAGGGGACGTAGCTATCGCGGTTATGGTGCCAAGGTTTGACGCCTACACTGCCAACGATGTCGAAACAGCATTACGCGACCAAATCGCGAAAGGAACAAAAAATATGGTCTGCGATTTTTCTCAAACCGACTATGTTGCAAGTGCTGGGTTGAGGGTTCTTCTGTCCACAGCTAAAAGCCTGCAAAAGTTGGGTGGTCAGCTTTTGATTACCAGCATGAAGCCTTATGTGTATGAGGTGTTTGAGATATCTGGATTCACACAAATTCTAAAGGTATTTACTTCTCAAGAAGAGGCTTTACAAAGTCTACAGAAATCTTAA
- a CDS encoding ATP-binding protein, with the protein MEKELTVESELKNLPVIGEFIDETMRCFGIDDVKDIYAVKLSVDEACTNIIKHSYSNKQAGKIVVHCMLTEKGEKFVVQIMDWGEAFDPIALPAPDTQSGLTERKEGGLGVFFMKKFMDEVTYRRSDNMNLLIIAKHIKK; encoded by the coding sequence ATGGAAAAAGAGCTTACTGTGGAAAGTGAACTGAAAAATCTTCCTGTTATCGGCGAGTTCATCGATGAAACCATGAGGTGTTTTGGCATCGATGATGTGAAGGATATTTATGCGGTTAAATTGTCCGTTGATGAGGCATGTACAAACATCATCAAACATTCATACTCTAACAAACAAGCGGGCAAAATCGTGGTTCATTGCATGCTAACTGAAAAAGGAGAAAAATTTGTAGTGCAAATTATGGATTGGGGTGAAGCTTTTGACCCAATAGCATTGCCAGCGCCTGATACCCAAAGCGGCTTGACTGAGCGAAAAGAGGGTGGGTTGGGTGTTTTTTTTATGAAAAAATTTATGGATGAAGTCACGTACCGCCGTAGCGATAATATGAATTTATTAATAATAGCCAAGCATATAAAAAAATAA
- a CDS encoding SpoIIE family protein phosphatase, with protein MNADGKKYRDAIIEFLPDATFVIDLTGKVIMWNSAMEMLTSISRDSILGKGNYEYAIPFYKERRPILADLVFMPEVEVEKKYDTVTRIGDTLVVEIFIPDFRAGGAYLWAKASPLYDSNGEIVGAIETIRDITDKKRAEEELAQSRRSLADILSFLPDATFVIDLNGKVIAWNSAMELLTSISADSMLGKGDYEYALPFYKKRRPMLADLIFLPQEELEKNYTAVSRNVDTLVAYVFIPDFRAGGAYFWAKATPLYDPTTGEVIGAIETIRDITERREMEARLARSNAELQIAAEIQKSFMPDVIPQIAGLDIAARTVMAKEVGGDFFDVIPYEIMVLDKGMLGLLVADVSGKGVPAALFMALSRVVVRVNSLWHHDPAKVIASSNNTITQDSKKGMFVTLFYALLNEKDRSLTYVNAGHNPPIVYRSRDGTVERLLPTGIVLGAMENWEYKSKSVKIGSGDIVVMFTDGVTESINSKQEMFEEKRLIEIIRENAHLSAQMILEKILSSVQAFAGDMPQFDDITLLVIKGA; from the coding sequence GTGAATGCTGATGGCAAAAAATATCGTGATGCAATAATTGAGTTTTTACCCGACGCTACCTTCGTTATTGATTTGACTGGCAAGGTTATCATGTGGAACAGTGCAATGGAGATGCTGACAAGCATTTCTCGGGACTCCATTTTAGGCAAAGGCAATTACGAGTACGCTATCCCCTTCTATAAAGAACGCAGACCGATATTGGCGGACCTAGTTTTTATGCCTGAAGTTGAGGTAGAAAAAAAATATGACACCGTTACGCGAATTGGCGACACTCTGGTTGTCGAAATTTTTATCCCAGACTTTCGAGCTGGCGGCGCTTACCTGTGGGCTAAAGCAAGCCCACTTTATGATTCAAACGGCGAAATCGTCGGTGCTATAGAGACAATCCGAGACATCACCGACAAAAAACGCGCCGAAGAAGAACTCGCACAGTCACGCCGCAGCCTCGCGGATATTCTTAGTTTTCTTCCAGATGCCACCTTTGTCATTGATTTGAACGGTAAAGTTATTGCGTGGAATAGCGCGATGGAGTTGTTGACCAGTATATCTGCTGACTCTATGCTTGGAAAAGGTGATTATGAGTATGCGCTTCCTTTTTACAAGAAACGTCGTCCGATGCTGGCGGATTTGATATTTTTGCCCCAAGAGGAGTTAGAGAAGAACTATACTGCCGTATCTCGAAATGTGGACACTTTGGTTGCCTACGTGTTCATACCTGATTTTCGCGCAGGCGGCGCCTATTTCTGGGCTAAGGCTACCCCGCTTTATGACCCAACTACTGGAGAAGTTATAGGTGCAATTGAAACCATCCGCGACATCACAGAGCGCCGCGAAATGGAAGCTCGACTCGCCCGCTCAAATGCTGAACTCCAAATTGCCGCGGAAATTCAGAAGAGTTTCATGCCTGATGTGATTCCCCAGATTGCGGGGTTGGATATTGCTGCCCGAACTGTCATGGCTAAGGAGGTTGGCGGCGACTTCTTTGATGTGATTCCCTATGAGATTATGGTTCTTGATAAGGGCATGTTGGGGCTTTTGGTTGCTGATGTTTCTGGAAAGGGCGTTCCCGCAGCACTGTTTATGGCGTTGTCACGGGTCGTGGTTCGCGTGAATTCGCTGTGGCATCATGACCCTGCAAAAGTTATTGCTAGCTCAAACAACACCATCACTCAGGATTCCAAAAAGGGCATGTTTGTCACCCTCTTTTATGCATTGCTCAATGAAAAAGACCGCTCTCTCACCTATGTTAATGCTGGCCATAACCCGCCCATTGTGTATCGGAGCCGTGATGGGACAGTTGAGAGGCTTCTCCCTACAGGGATTGTGCTTGGAGCCATGGAGAATTGGGAATATAAATCCAAAAGCGTAAAAATCGGAAGTGGCGACATCGTTGTCATGTTCACAGATGGCGTTACAGAATCGATTAATTCAAAGCAGGAAATGTTTGAAGAAAAACGGCTCATCGAAATTATTAGGGAAAATGCTCATCTTTCGGCGCAGATGATTCTTGAGAAGATTTTATCCAGCGTACAGGCGTTTGCGGGGGATATGCCACAGTTTGATGACATAACTTTGCTTGTTATCAAGGGGGCTTGA
- a CDS encoding glycosyltransferase family 4 protein codes for MVKHRKRIAMLSPVAWRTPPRMYGAWETVVSNLTEGLASNGWDVTLFATADSLTSAKLSSVIARGYEEDASVDPRIASCLHISEVFEHAQEFDLIHNHFDYLPLICSKLVSTPVLTTIHGFSSPQILPVYEKYRKNYFVSISDSDRNPRLNYLATVYNGINLSEFKYSDNPGNALVAYGRIHPDKGFHLAIKVAKKAKQRLLMAGFIQDKAYFEKEIAPHIDDDTVKYLGVLSNQERNELLQQAYAVLHLNTIPERFGLVMVEAMATGAPVVAMDLGSCREVIADGQTGFLVKDIDQAVKAVKKMPEISRKACRQRVETNFSSEIMVKKYEKVYEQIFKLEKKRRND; via the coding sequence TTGGTAAAACATCGAAAACGTATTGCCATGTTATCTCCAGTTGCATGGAGAACCCCGCCTAGGATGTATGGAGCTTGGGAGACTGTTGTTAGCAATCTAACAGAAGGCTTAGCTTCAAATGGTTGGGATGTAACTCTGTTTGCTACAGCTGACTCGCTAACATCAGCGAAATTGTCCTCAGTTATCGCAAGAGGCTATGAAGAAGACGCCAGTGTTGACCCTCGGATTGCCAGTTGTCTGCATATTTCAGAAGTTTTTGAACACGCCCAAGAATTCGACCTGATACATAACCACTTTGATTATTTGCCCCTAATCTGTTCTAAGTTAGTTTCGACTCCTGTTTTAACGACAATTCACGGTTTCTCGTCACCGCAGATACTACCTGTTTATGAAAAATATAGAAAAAACTACTTTGTTTCTATCAGCGATTCAGATAGAAACCCCAGATTAAATTATTTAGCCACCGTGTATAATGGGATAAATCTTTCAGAATTCAAATATTCCGATAATCCAGGAAATGCCTTAGTCGCTTATGGAAGAATTCATCCGGATAAAGGTTTTCACCTTGCAATTAAAGTTGCTAAAAAAGCTAAGCAACGGCTGCTTATGGCAGGTTTTATTCAGGATAAAGCTTATTTTGAAAAAGAAATTGCACCCCACATCGACGATGACACAGTCAAATATCTGGGAGTTTTGTCCAATCAAGAACGCAACGAACTGCTACAACAGGCGTATGCGGTTCTTCATTTGAACACCATTCCTGAGCGTTTTGGGCTTGTTATGGTAGAAGCTATGGCTACTGGCGCTCCAGTGGTGGCTATGGATCTTGGGTCATGCCGAGAAGTAATCGCGGATGGGCAGACTGGTTTTTTGGTTAAAGATATTGACCAAGCGGTTAAAGCCGTTAAAAAAATGCCTGAAATATCACGAAAAGCCTGCCGCCAAAGAGTGGAAACAAATTTTTCTTCAGAAATCATGGTGAAAAAGTACGAGAAAGTGTACGAACAAATTTTTAAATTAGAAAAGAAACGGAGAAATGATTAA
- a CDS encoding glycoside hydrolase family 130 protein — protein sequence MEKIITRFSGNPILTKKDVPYPVATVHNAAVVKYQNEYIMVFRSHRLNGRSILGLARSNDGYHFKVSSEPFMTPSDIYDEYGVEDPRITRIDENYLINYSAYSRYGVRVGLARTKNFMDVERLAYVSQPDMRNVVLFPEKIGKYYVRLDRPHTELTGWSIWISYSQDLVSWGQSKIVLKPQTYHWDSMKVGPGAPPIKTPKGWLNIFHGVYETMSGAVYRLGVALHDLDDPSKIIGVGDRWILEPEDPWERVGYVPNVVFCCGAIPEENGTLKIYWGAADTVMCVGTANINELVEYCLQEPRDPL from the coding sequence ATGGAAAAAATAATCACTCGGTTTTCAGGGAACCCTATTTTAACAAAAAAAGATGTTCCTTATCCTGTAGCTACAGTGCATAATGCTGCAGTTGTGAAGTATCAAAATGAGTACATTATGGTTTTTCGGTCTCATCGCTTAAACGGTCGCAGCATTTTAGGGTTAGCCCGTAGCAATGATGGATATCATTTTAAGGTTTCTTCGGAGCCTTTCATGACGCCTTCAGACATTTATGATGAATATGGAGTTGAAGACCCCCGCATCACCCGTATAGATGAAAACTATTTGATTAATTACAGCGCCTACTCCCGATATGGAGTCCGCGTTGGATTAGCTAGAACCAAGAATTTTATGGATGTTGAACGGTTAGCATACGTATCTCAGCCAGATATGAGAAATGTGGTTTTGTTTCCTGAAAAAATCGGAAAATATTATGTTCGGTTAGATAGACCACATACAGAGTTAACGGGGTGGTCAATCTGGATCAGTTACTCACAGGACTTAGTTTCGTGGGGGCAATCTAAAATTGTGCTAAAACCTCAAACTTATCATTGGGACTCTATGAAGGTAGGACCAGGAGCGCCTCCGATTAAAACTCCAAAGGGCTGGTTGAATATTTTTCACGGTGTTTACGAAACGATGTCTGGAGCAGTTTACCGTTTAGGGGTTGCATTACATGATTTAGATGACCCCTCAAAAATCATCGGAGTGGGCGACCGCTGGATATTAGAACCAGAGGACCCATGGGAACGCGTAGGATATGTCCCTAACGTGGTTTTTTGCTGTGGAGCAATCCCTGAAGAAAACGGTACATTGAAAATCTATTGGGGCGCTGCGGACACTGTTATGTGTGTTGGAACAGCTAACATTAATGAACTTGTAGAATATTGCCTCCAAGAACCCAGAGACCCATTATAA
- the paaI gene encoding hydroxyphenylacetyl-CoA thioesterase PaaI, with amino-acid sequence MKDTDHFAEELGIQLLESKDGYAKVQLKIAKKHTNAHGFTHGGAIFSLADYAFAHACNFGDNVAVALQVSINYLKPSVEGDLLTAEATRVSDGKTTGLYQVTVKNQEKTVALFTGLAYKK; translated from the coding sequence ATGAAAGACACTGACCATTTCGCAGAAGAATTAGGAATCCAACTACTTGAATCCAAAGACGGATACGCCAAAGTCCAACTAAAAATAGCAAAAAAACACACCAACGCGCATGGATTCACACACGGAGGCGCAATTTTTTCGCTGGCAGATTACGCCTTTGCGCATGCCTGCAACTTCGGCGATAACGTGGCGGTTGCGTTACAAGTTAGCATTAATTACCTCAAGCCATCCGTGGAAGGCGACCTTTTAACGGCGGAGGCAACACGAGTCAGTGACGGCAAAACTACGGGGCTCTACCAAGTCACCGTGAAAAACCAAGAAAAAACCGTTGCCCTCTTCACGGGTTTAGCATACAAAAAATAG
- a CDS encoding indolepyruvate oxidoreductase subunit beta has protein sequence MMTFDLVFSGVGGQGVVVLSDIFCEAAMLDGFDVAKAEIHGMAQRGGSIMAYARIGDKVESPLIEACSADAVVGFEILETARTLPLLKAGGTVVVNMKHIPPTGISTGVKPKKPDELLQLIQSQAGAMHKVDGYGIAQQLDNILVVNTVLLGALSALPNVPVSRESFEAAMATRLKPKYLNVNLQAFELGRESIKQ, from the coding sequence ATGATGACGTTTGACCTTGTTTTCTCTGGCGTTGGCGGACAGGGCGTTGTAGTGTTAAGCGATATTTTCTGTGAAGCCGCAATGCTTGACGGGTTTGATGTGGCAAAAGCAGAAATTCACGGCATGGCACAACGCGGCGGCTCAATTATGGCTTATGCACGAATCGGTGACAAAGTCGAATCCCCACTCATTGAAGCATGTAGTGCGGATGCGGTTGTGGGTTTTGAAATTTTGGAAACCGCACGAACATTACCGTTGCTTAAAGCGGGTGGTACGGTTGTGGTGAACATGAAACATATCCCCCCCACAGGCATATCAACGGGTGTGAAGCCCAAAAAACCCGACGAACTTCTCCAACTAATCCAATCCCAAGCAGGCGCCATGCACAAGGTTGACGGTTACGGCATCGCCCAGCAACTGGATAACATACTCGTAGTCAACACAGTGCTCTTGGGTGCGTTGTCGGCACTGCCAAACGTGCCAGTCTCACGGGAATCTTTTGAGGCGGCTATGGCAACACGGCTAAAACCCAAATACCTCAACGTTAACCTGCAAGCTTTTGAGCTTGGCAGAGAAAGCATAAAACAATAA
- a CDS encoding thiamine pyrophosphate-dependent enzyme — translation MTSKIAVDKPGTFALLNGDEAVARGAVEAGIKVAAAYPGTPSTEILEVLAEAAKQLDFYAEWSVNEIVAVEVAAGAAMAQIRSIASMKHVGLNVAADAVMTLAYTGVEGGMVIAVCDDPALHSSQNEQDTRYFAVHAKLPLLDAGTPQEALDMAREAYEISENLKLPIILRLTTRVAHGKARVKIGSIQKLARQAEFDKNGSRWVMVPSNAIRQHRILEEQLQKAKQLSENSLFNQIEDNQSEIGIIGSGVGYYHARSVLDTKKFNWLKLGFVHPFPEETAKKFAAQVKKIIVIEEQRPYIEENLQRLKIDVIGKNMLGLSEIGEYTTDNVRAAFAKLDYTTSPQKVQPIELQPRPPALCPGCTHRAFYYALNSLRQYVNCDNEKCVGCDICEYTCSWTKEKVFNPLKSRIRSVRIGQILNMATTCKACPNPACIAACPKKALSKTPTGNIQVNQDKCNGCGWCIEACEYGAITLHPTTRKALVCDGCNGEPACIDTCPEHALNLVGQSQDKIVTGDIGCYTLGVLPPVSTVQTCLCMGAGISQAAGMFHAGVKDKVFSVIGDSTFFHGGMPGLLNISYNRSNVCVVILDNRVVAMTGHQPTPGSGKTAMGDDAKIVNIAAIAKSLGIEKVVTVDPYDVKSTLTALKDIIKYDGPSVLISQRPCPLKTERGTPREVQDNCTGCGVCVKNFGCPAISLNREHAEIDPALCSGCGVCETVCPSNAIRSKQ, via the coding sequence ATGACTTCCAAAATCGCAGTTGACAAGCCAGGTACATTCGCCTTGCTTAACGGAGACGAAGCAGTGGCAAGAGGTGCCGTAGAAGCAGGCATCAAAGTTGCAGCTGCATACCCTGGAACGCCTTCAACTGAAATTTTGGAAGTTCTCGCAGAAGCAGCCAAACAGCTTGATTTTTATGCAGAGTGGAGCGTTAATGAAATTGTTGCGGTAGAAGTTGCTGCGGGTGCTGCTATGGCTCAAATCCGTTCAATTGCCAGCATGAAACATGTTGGATTAAACGTGGCTGCTGACGCCGTAATGACACTTGCCTACACTGGCGTGGAAGGCGGAATGGTTATCGCGGTTTGTGATGACCCCGCCCTGCACAGTAGCCAAAACGAGCAGGACACCCGATACTTCGCAGTTCATGCAAAACTGCCTCTGCTGGATGCTGGCACCCCCCAAGAAGCCCTAGACATGGCAAGGGAAGCCTACGAAATCAGCGAAAACCTCAAACTCCCAATAATTCTGCGATTAACAACCCGCGTAGCCCACGGAAAAGCCCGCGTAAAAATCGGTTCCATCCAAAAACTGGCGCGTCAAGCCGAATTTGACAAAAACGGTTCACGATGGGTAATGGTGCCCTCAAACGCGATACGTCAACACCGCATTTTAGAAGAACAATTACAAAAAGCCAAACAACTCTCAGAAAACTCCCTCTTTAACCAGATTGAAGACAACCAAAGCGAAATCGGCATAATCGGAAGCGGAGTAGGTTACTATCACGCCCGCTCAGTATTAGACACCAAAAAATTTAACTGGCTAAAACTGGGTTTCGTTCACCCCTTTCCCGAAGAAACAGCCAAAAAATTCGCTGCACAAGTCAAAAAAATCATAGTTATCGAAGAACAGCGTCCTTATATCGAGGAAAACTTGCAGCGCCTCAAAATTGACGTTATTGGGAAAAATATGTTGGGGCTCTCTGAAATTGGTGAGTACACAACTGATAATGTTCGTGCCGCATTTGCAAAACTTGATTATACAACCTCGCCACAAAAAGTTCAACCCATAGAATTGCAGCCTAGACCACCCGCGCTATGCCCCGGATGTACCCACCGCGCATTCTACTATGCCCTAAACAGCCTAAGACAATACGTTAACTGTGACAACGAAAAATGTGTAGGCTGCGACATCTGCGAGTACACCTGCTCATGGACCAAAGAAAAAGTCTTCAACCCACTTAAATCCCGCATCCGCTCCGTCCGTATCGGGCAAATCCTTAACATGGCAACAACCTGCAAAGCCTGCCCCAACCCAGCATGCATCGCTGCCTGCCCAAAAAAAGCCTTATCCAAAACCCCCACTGGCAACATCCAAGTAAACCAAGACAAATGCAACGGTTGCGGCTGGTGTATTGAAGCCTGCGAATACGGCGCCATAACTCTGCACCCAACCACACGCAAAGCCCTCGTATGCGACGGCTGCAACGGTGAACCCGCCTGCATAGATACCTGCCCAGAACACGCTCTCAACCTCGTGGGTCAGTCTCAAGACAAAATCGTCACTGGAGACATCGGCTGCTACACACTCGGTGTCTTGCCGCCTGTAAGCACAGTTCAAACATGTCTTTGTATGGGTGCAGGAATTTCTCAAGCCGCTGGAATGTTTCATGCGGGTGTTAAGGACAAGGTTTTCTCAGTTATTGGGGACTCCACGTTTTTCCACGGCGGCATGCCCGGATTGCTAAACATTAGCTATAACCGCTCAAACGTGTGCGTAGTAATTTTAGATAACCGCGTAGTCGCCATGACTGGTCACCAACCCACACCCGGCTCAGGAAAAACCGCCATGGGCGATGACGCAAAAATCGTTAACATAGCTGCTATCGCCAAAAGTCTTGGCATAGAAAAAGTCGTAACCGTTGACCCCTACGACGTAAAAAGTACCCTTACTGCACTAAAAGACATAATTAAATACGATGGACCCTCCGTTCTAATCTCCCAGCGCCCCTGCCCCCTAAAAACCGAACGGGGAACACCACGCGAAGTCCAAGACAACTGCACTGGCTGCGGCGTCTGCGTAAAAAACTTCGGATGCCCCGCCATCAGCCTCAACAGGGAACATGCAGAAATCGACCCCGCCCTATGCAGTGGATGCGGAGTCTGCGAAACCGTTTGCCCTTCAAATGCCATAAGGAGTAAGCAATGA